A genomic window from Glycine soja cultivar W05 chromosome 10, ASM419377v2, whole genome shotgun sequence includes:
- the LOC114369716 gene encoding RNA-binding protein 39-like isoform X2, whose product MSGGFGLYTCKDNLLPCCEFKEHENFVLGKYGLCRMLLLFSNLNCYKEVACITTTWVIIVFLLCCRRHKEKKEEATEPEADPERDQRTVFAYQISLKADERDVYEFFSRAGKVRDVRLIMDRNSRRSKGVGYIEFYDVMSVPMAIALSGQPLLGQPVMVKPSEAEKNLVQSTTSVANGLTGLIGPYSGGARKLYVGNLHISITEADIRRVFEAFGQVELVQLPLDESGHCKGFGFVQFARLEDARNAQSLNGQLEIGGRTIKVSAVTDQSGMQEVGGNTGDFDDDEGGGLSLNACSRAILMQKLDRSGTASSMVGSIGNSGVNNTGLNLPATGNILAAAPVGGLAGGGLQIPTATIPSIDPIGVPSECLMLKNMFDPKDETEPDFDLDIKEDVEAECSKFGALKHIYVDKKSAGFVYLRFEDTQSAISAQQALHGRWFAGKMITASFMVPQSYEDKFPDSR is encoded by the exons ATGTCAGGTGGATTTGGGCTTTATACATGTAAAGACAATTTGCTGCCATGTTGCGAATTTAAGGAACATGAAAATTTTGTGTTGGGAAAATATGGTTTATGCAGaatgttattgttattttcaaatctGAACTGCTATAAAGAGGTTGCATGTATAACAACAACTTgggttataattgtttttttgttatgttgtaGACGGcataaagagaaaaaggaagaagcAACAGAACCTGAGGCTGATCCTGAAAGAGATCAAAGGACTGTGTTTGCTTATCAG ATTTCTCTGAAAGCAGATGAAAGAGATGTATATGAGTTCTTCTCAAGGGCTGGCAAG GTGCGAGATGTTCGCTTGATTATGGATCGCAATTCAAGACGTTCCAAGGGTGTTGG GTATATTGAGTTTTATGATGTCATGTCTGTCCCCATGGCAATAGCACTTTCGGGCCAACCTCTTCTTGGTCAACCAGTGATGGTGAAGCCATCAGAAGCAGAAAAGAATTTGGTTCAGTCCACAACATCTGTTGCTAATGGACTCACTGGACTTATAGGCCCTTATTCTGGGGGAGCAAGAAAGCTGTATGTTGGCAATCTGCATATCAGTATTACTGAAGCTGATATTCGTAGG GTGTTTGAAGCATTTGGTCAGGTTGAGCTAGTCCAGCTGCCTCTTGATGAAAGTGGGCACTGCAAAGGTTTTGGCTTTGTGCAG TTTGCACGCCTTGAAGATGCAAGAAATGCTCAGAGCTTGAATGGTCAATTAGAGATTGGTGGTAGGACAATCAAG GTATCAGCTGTTACTGATCAATCTGGAATGCAAGAAGTTGGAGGAAATACTGgtgattttgatgatgatgaaggaGGTGGCTTG TCCTTGAATGCATGTTCTCGAGCAATTCTCATGCAGAAGTTGGATCGTAGTGGTACTGCATCAAG CATGGTTGGTTCCATCGGTAATTCTGGTGTCAACAACACAGGTCTTAATCTACCTGCAACAGGAAACATACTCGCAGCTGCGCCTGTGGGTGGATTGGCAGGTGGAGGTCTCCAAATTCCCACGGCTACAATTCCTTCTATTGATCCAATCGGTGTTCCAAGTGAATGCTTAATGTTAAAGAATATGTTTGATCCCAAAGATGAG ACTGAACCAGATTTTGATTTGGATATTAAAGAAGATGTTGAAGCCGAATGCTCTAAGTTTGGGGCCTTAAAACACATATATGTTGATAA GAAGAGTGCTGGTTTTGTCTATTTACGATTTGAAGATACCCAATCTGCAATAAGTGCACAGCAGGCCTTGCACGGAAGATGGTTTGCTGGGAAGATGATCACTGCAAGCTTCATG GTGCCTCAGTCATACGAGGATAAATTCCCAGACAGCAGATAA
- the LOC114369716 gene encoding RNA-binding protein 39-like isoform X1 has protein sequence MDFDEYEYLENAVENPQAKHRANGGDKSVKSEERGRNGSSKHKGDDDDDVDLHPKHSKPGDDSHDRERLREKRGSSRHGSKSRDGDKDRSSGGIRDRKRDRDRDHENKDRKRDHGDKDVKRDRERDRDHGRDQERDRRDRGSEAERQQRSRSRSDRHRTDLDDKDRETSRDREYRDIERSRDKDYKDRGRVRESRERDRQDRRHKEKKEEATEPEADPERDQRTVFAYQISLKADERDVYEFFSRAGKVRDVRLIMDRNSRRSKGVGYIEFYDVMSVPMAIALSGQPLLGQPVMVKPSEAEKNLVQSTTSVANGLTGLIGPYSGGARKLYVGNLHISITEADIRRVFEAFGQVELVQLPLDESGHCKGFGFVQFARLEDARNAQSLNGQLEIGGRTIKVSAVTDQSGMQEVGGNTGDFDDDEGGGLSLNACSRAILMQKLDRSGTASSMVGSIGNSGVNNTGLNLPATGNILAAAPVGGLAGGGLQIPTATIPSIDPIGVPSECLMLKNMFDPKDETEPDFDLDIKEDVEAECSKFGALKHIYVDKKSAGFVYLRFEDTQSAISAQQALHGRWFAGKMITASFMVPQSYEDKFPDSR, from the exons ATGGATTTTGATGAGTATGAGTATTTAGAGAACGCAGTTGAAAACCCTCAAGCTAAGCACAGGGCTAATGGTGGGGACAAAAGTGTGAAATCTGAAGAGAGAGGGCGGAATGGGAGTTCAAAGCATaagggtgatgatgatgatgatgttgatcTCCATCCCAAGCATTCAAAACCTGGAGACGATTCTCATGATCGCGAGAGGCTCAGAGAAAAAAGAGGCTCATCCCGTCATGGTTCAAAGTCCAGAGATGGAGACAAGGACAGAAGCTCTGGGGGCATTAGGGATAGGAAGAGGGATAGGGACAGAGACCATGAGAACAAGGATAGGAAGAGAGACCATGGGGACAAGGATGTGAAGAGAGATAGGGAGAGAGACAGAGACCACGGTCGTGACCAAGAAAGGGACAGAAGGGACCGTGGGAGTGAGGCTGAGCGGCAACAGCGAAGCAGAAGTAGGTCTGATAGGCATCGAACTGATCTGGATGACAAAGACAGAGAGACAAGTCGTGACAGGGAGTATAGAGATATAGAGAGAAGCCGGGATAAGGATTACAAAGACAGAGGAAGGGTGAGGGAATCAAGGGAACGGGATAGACAAGACAG ACGGcataaagagaaaaaggaagaagcAACAGAACCTGAGGCTGATCCTGAAAGAGATCAAAGGACTGTGTTTGCTTATCAG ATTTCTCTGAAAGCAGATGAAAGAGATGTATATGAGTTCTTCTCAAGGGCTGGCAAG GTGCGAGATGTTCGCTTGATTATGGATCGCAATTCAAGACGTTCCAAGGGTGTTGG GTATATTGAGTTTTATGATGTCATGTCTGTCCCCATGGCAATAGCACTTTCGGGCCAACCTCTTCTTGGTCAACCAGTGATGGTGAAGCCATCAGAAGCAGAAAAGAATTTGGTTCAGTCCACAACATCTGTTGCTAATGGACTCACTGGACTTATAGGCCCTTATTCTGGGGGAGCAAGAAAGCTGTATGTTGGCAATCTGCATATCAGTATTACTGAAGCTGATATTCGTAGG GTGTTTGAAGCATTTGGTCAGGTTGAGCTAGTCCAGCTGCCTCTTGATGAAAGTGGGCACTGCAAAGGTTTTGGCTTTGTGCAG TTTGCACGCCTTGAAGATGCAAGAAATGCTCAGAGCTTGAATGGTCAATTAGAGATTGGTGGTAGGACAATCAAG GTATCAGCTGTTACTGATCAATCTGGAATGCAAGAAGTTGGAGGAAATACTGgtgattttgatgatgatgaaggaGGTGGCTTG TCCTTGAATGCATGTTCTCGAGCAATTCTCATGCAGAAGTTGGATCGTAGTGGTACTGCATCAAG CATGGTTGGTTCCATCGGTAATTCTGGTGTCAACAACACAGGTCTTAATCTACCTGCAACAGGAAACATACTCGCAGCTGCGCCTGTGGGTGGATTGGCAGGTGGAGGTCTCCAAATTCCCACGGCTACAATTCCTTCTATTGATCCAATCGGTGTTCCAAGTGAATGCTTAATGTTAAAGAATATGTTTGATCCCAAAGATGAG ACTGAACCAGATTTTGATTTGGATATTAAAGAAGATGTTGAAGCCGAATGCTCTAAGTTTGGGGCCTTAAAACACATATATGTTGATAA GAAGAGTGCTGGTTTTGTCTATTTACGATTTGAAGATACCCAATCTGCAATAAGTGCACAGCAGGCCTTGCACGGAAGATGGTTTGCTGGGAAGATGATCACTGCAAGCTTCATG GTGCCTCAGTCATACGAGGATAAATTCCCAGACAGCAGATAA
- the LOC114369716 gene encoding RNA-binding protein 39-like isoform X3, producing the protein MDRNSRRSKGVGYIEFYDVMSVPMAIALSGQPLLGQPVMVKPSEAEKNLVQSTTSVANGLTGLIGPYSGGARKLYVGNLHISITEADIRRVFEAFGQVELVQLPLDESGHCKGFGFVQFARLEDARNAQSLNGQLEIGGRTIKVSAVTDQSGMQEVGGNTGDFDDDEGGGLSLNACSRAILMQKLDRSGTASSMVGSIGNSGVNNTGLNLPATGNILAAAPVGGLAGGGLQIPTATIPSIDPIGVPSECLMLKNMFDPKDETEPDFDLDIKEDVEAECSKFGALKHIYVDKKSAGFVYLRFEDTQSAISAQQALHGRWFAGKMITASFMVPQSYEDKFPDSR; encoded by the exons ATGGATCGCAATTCAAGACGTTCCAAGGGTGTTGG GTATATTGAGTTTTATGATGTCATGTCTGTCCCCATGGCAATAGCACTTTCGGGCCAACCTCTTCTTGGTCAACCAGTGATGGTGAAGCCATCAGAAGCAGAAAAGAATTTGGTTCAGTCCACAACATCTGTTGCTAATGGACTCACTGGACTTATAGGCCCTTATTCTGGGGGAGCAAGAAAGCTGTATGTTGGCAATCTGCATATCAGTATTACTGAAGCTGATATTCGTAGG GTGTTTGAAGCATTTGGTCAGGTTGAGCTAGTCCAGCTGCCTCTTGATGAAAGTGGGCACTGCAAAGGTTTTGGCTTTGTGCAG TTTGCACGCCTTGAAGATGCAAGAAATGCTCAGAGCTTGAATGGTCAATTAGAGATTGGTGGTAGGACAATCAAG GTATCAGCTGTTACTGATCAATCTGGAATGCAAGAAGTTGGAGGAAATACTGgtgattttgatgatgatgaaggaGGTGGCTTG TCCTTGAATGCATGTTCTCGAGCAATTCTCATGCAGAAGTTGGATCGTAGTGGTACTGCATCAAG CATGGTTGGTTCCATCGGTAATTCTGGTGTCAACAACACAGGTCTTAATCTACCTGCAACAGGAAACATACTCGCAGCTGCGCCTGTGGGTGGATTGGCAGGTGGAGGTCTCCAAATTCCCACGGCTACAATTCCTTCTATTGATCCAATCGGTGTTCCAAGTGAATGCTTAATGTTAAAGAATATGTTTGATCCCAAAGATGAG ACTGAACCAGATTTTGATTTGGATATTAAAGAAGATGTTGAAGCCGAATGCTCTAAGTTTGGGGCCTTAAAACACATATATGTTGATAA GAAGAGTGCTGGTTTTGTCTATTTACGATTTGAAGATACCCAATCTGCAATAAGTGCACAGCAGGCCTTGCACGGAAGATGGTTTGCTGGGAAGATGATCACTGCAAGCTTCATG GTGCCTCAGTCATACGAGGATAAATTCCCAGACAGCAGATAA
- the LOC114372343 gene encoding translation initiation factor IF3-1, mitochondrial-like yields MAFWHRIRNPNLKTLCIQFQRCYVHRPHASTPKPFPVDIPHPNSVFHGRPTSVFNTVRFFAAPVQYQVKHNNVEDSSELRLNEKIKAPYVRLVADDGHHSILPRFEALEHAKTLKLDLVEVDKNAKPPVCKIMDFHKQMYRRQEREKERAKSRAEMTLRKDVKEVRFSEKTEAKDLKNKADMIKKLMEKGYRVKCKVSGKENQDLKVLFSPILALMEDVCIVESGPHMAKKDAFMIVRHIKYGLSKKGGKKLQNATNVTTQEGDMEISTANSSDSIEYESHAESGFETEEEVLSDGNKLSKSSLSVFSNNVNMTASPNNQTNAAPEASPVSENRYRSQENNVQSNAQVPPAVTENRYKRIEPRGRFQQTSNNTCMNYQGPGARDAFRSPPPNWNRTRQAPVNANLNPRIENNRLAFTPPGPRHSMPSHENICNPPPNAPNTPRPGYGNFSSPSEGIPMHHGVPNTPRSSSYGNFSGPNEGIPRHPGAPITQRSSSYGNFSAPNEGIPRHPSAPNTPRPSSYGNFSTPNGHETQGVKAGMHRNREGNQ; encoded by the exons ATGGCGTTTTGGCACCGAATCCGAAATCCCAACCTCAAAACCCTCTGCATCCAATTCCAACGATGTTATGTTCACCGTCCGCATGCTTCCACCCCCAAACCCTTCCCTGTGGACATTCCACATCCGAATTCTGTGTTTCATGGCAGACCCACAAGTGTTTTCAATACCGTGAGGTTCTTCGCTGCACCTGTTCAA TATCAGGTAAAGCACAACAATGTGGAGGACTCGAGTGAGCTACGGTTGAATGAGAAAATCAAAGCTCCATATGTGAGGCTTGTGGCGGATGATG GGCATCATTCAATATTGCCCAGGTTTGAAGCATTGGAGCATGCCAAGACGCTTAAACTTGATTTAGTTGAG GTTGATAAAAATGCTAAGCCACCTGTCTGTAAAATTATGGACTTCCACAAGCAAATGTATAGGCGGCAAGAAAGGGAAAAGGAGCGTGCTAAAAGCAGG GCTGAGATGACACTGCGAAAAGATGTTAAGGAAGTGCGATTTTCTGAAAAAACT GAAGCAAAAGACCTGAAGAACAAAGCAGATATGATTAAAAAGTTAATGGAGAAGGGTTATCGAGTGAAG TGCAAGGTATCGGGCAAGGAAAATCAGGACTTGAAagtattattttctcctattcttGCTCTG ATGGAAGATGTCTGTATTGTGGAAAGTGGACCACATATGGCAAAAAAAGATGCATTTATGATTGTCAGACACATTAAGTATGGGCTATCAAAGAAAGGTGGGAAAAAATTGCAAAATGCAACAAACGTTACGACTCAGGAGGGTGATATGGAGATATCAACTGCCAATTCTAGTGATTCCATTGAATACGAGAGTCATGCTGAATCTGGGTTTGAAACGGAGGAGGAGGTGCTTTCTGATGGTAACAAGCTTTCTAAAAGTTCCTTGTCTGTATTTAGCAACAATGTGAACATGACTGCCTCTCCTAATAATCAAACAAATGCTGCTCCAGAAGCATCTCCTGTGTCCGAAAATAGGTATAGGAGCCAAGAGAATAACGTCCAATCTAATGCACAAGTGCCTCCTGCTGTGACTGAGAATAGGTACAAAAGAATAGAGCCAAGAGGCAGATTCCAACAAACATCAAATAATACATGTATGAACTATCAAGGTCCTGGAGCAAGAGACGCATTCAGGTCACCACCACCGAATTGGAATCGGACAAGGCAAGCGCCAGTAAATGCTAACCTTAATCCAAGAATAGAAAATAACAGGCTAGCTTTTACTCCTCCTGGACCAAGACACTCAATGCCTTCCCATGAGAATATCTGCAATCCTCCTCCTAATGCTCCTAATACCCCTAGACCGGGTTATGGCAATTTTAGTAGCCCAAGTGAGGGTATTCCTATGCATCATGGTGTTCCCAATACCCCAAGATCTTCTAGTTATGGCAATTTTAGTGGTCCAAATGAGGGTATCCCCAGGCATCCTGGTGCTCCCATTACCCAAAGATCTTCTAGTTATGGCAATTTTAGTGCTCCAAATGAGGGTATCCCTAGGCATCCCAGTGCTCCCAATACCCCAAGACCTTCTAGTTATGGCAATTTTAGTACTCCAAATGGCCATGAGACACAAGGTGTAAAAGCAGGGATGCATAGGAACAGAGAAGGGAATCAGTAA